Proteins encoded by one window of Cystobacter ferrugineus:
- a CDS encoding NADase-type glycan-binding domain-containing protein, translated as MSALVAAGTAWAAKPCSAWERVSVGEQKARACASSTLAPKARYRVKNAFDGNVGTAWVEGAKGPGAGEWVVLEFEQPVSVYGMWVVPGYTKSMKTFLQNRVPRRLELQVDEQPKVEYELRYHVDLDEEEQQPRCRLTANGINMAARLIIFRQPVKGKRWRLTMKGWVESPQAKYEDMALSEWAPLVEGARVTAGGPLVEAVSERLRHYASKEALDSGWIDAGAQVEDVLAPRGDLGAEWMKEGVREELQRTGAEAGRTPTENFSKVARGALLDAPVTLWTQEGHHYVVGAQLFSVGDGEWVEYHPVLRLGTRYEVESAGAWISGDGAPGCHDVLPLPPP; from the coding sequence GTGAGCGCGCTGGTGGCGGCGGGAACGGCGTGGGCGGCGAAGCCCTGTTCAGCCTGGGAGCGGGTGAGCGTGGGGGAACAGAAAGCGCGGGCGTGTGCCTCGTCCACGCTGGCGCCCAAGGCACGCTACAGGGTGAAGAATGCTTTTGACGGCAACGTGGGGACGGCATGGGTGGAGGGAGCCAAGGGCCCCGGGGCGGGCGAGTGGGTGGTGCTCGAGTTCGAACAGCCCGTGTCGGTGTACGGCATGTGGGTGGTGCCGGGCTACACGAAGTCCATGAAGACATTCCTGCAAAACCGCGTGCCGCGGCGACTGGAGCTGCAGGTGGATGAGCAGCCGAAGGTGGAATACGAGCTGCGCTACCACGTGGACCTGGACGAGGAAGAGCAACAGCCTCGGTGCCGGTTGACGGCGAATGGCATCAACATGGCGGCGCGGCTGATCATCTTCCGTCAACCGGTGAAGGGCAAACGCTGGCGGTTGACGATGAAGGGCTGGGTGGAGTCGCCCCAGGCGAAGTACGAAGACATGGCATTGAGCGAATGGGCACCACTGGTGGAGGGCGCCCGAGTGACGGCGGGAGGGCCGCTGGTCGAGGCGGTAAGTGAGCGATTGCGGCATTACGCCAGCAAGGAAGCGTTGGACAGCGGCTGGATTGATGCGGGAGCCCAGGTGGAGGACGTGCTGGCTCCGCGCGGCGACCTCGGGGCGGAATGGATGAAGGAGGGAGTGCGCGAGGAGTTGCAGCGCACGGGCGCGGAGGCCGGACGCACGCCCACGGAGAACTTCAGCAAGGTGGCGCGAGGCGCACTGTTGGATGCGCCGGTGACTCTCTGGACGCAGGAAGGCCACCACTACGTGGTGGGTGCACAGCTCTTCTCGGTGGGCGATGGAGAATGGGTGGAGTATCACCCGGTGCTGCGGTTGGGCACTCGCTACGAGGTGGAAAGCGCCGGAGCGTGGATTTCCGGCGATGGCGCGCCGGGATGCCACGACGTGCTACCGCTGCCGCCTCCGTAG
- a CDS encoding peptidoglycan-binding protein: MPQHKVCQGEYLSLIALAYGFRDWRKVYEHPRNEALRKKRPDPNLLYPGDIVHIPEREARSHTCSTGQEHRFVFKRPQHELRVKVLGQEGEPLRQQPFLVEGGGEMYEGTTDGEGVVVQSLPMQVESVTLHVGERQWTLQVGGLNPLEDTADNGISGVQARLNNLGFDPGPINGVLSEQTRQALCSFEVLHGLPITGQPQGRTLEKLKEVHGC; this comes from the coding sequence ATGCCCCAGCACAAGGTTTGTCAGGGAGAGTACCTGTCACTCATTGCCCTCGCCTATGGCTTCCGCGACTGGCGCAAGGTGTACGAGCACCCGAGGAACGAGGCGCTGCGCAAGAAACGGCCCGATCCCAATCTCCTCTACCCGGGGGACATCGTCCACATCCCCGAGCGAGAGGCCCGCTCCCACACCTGTTCCACCGGCCAGGAGCACCGCTTTGTCTTCAAGCGTCCCCAGCACGAGCTGCGGGTGAAGGTGCTTGGCCAGGAGGGTGAGCCCCTACGCCAGCAGCCCTTCCTCGTGGAAGGCGGAGGCGAGATGTACGAGGGCACCACGGATGGCGAGGGGGTGGTGGTGCAATCGCTGCCCATGCAGGTGGAATCCGTGACACTCCACGTCGGTGAGCGGCAGTGGACGTTGCAGGTGGGGGGGCTCAACCCCCTGGAGGACACCGCCGACAACGGTATTTCCGGTGTTCAGGCCCGGTTGAACAACCTTGGCTTCGACCCGGGTCCCATCAACGGAGTGCTGTCCGAGCAGACGCGTCAGGCCCTCTGCTCCTTCGAGGTGCTGCACGGCTTGCCCATCACCGGTCAGCCCCAAGGCCGCACGCTCGAAAAACTCAAGGAAGTGCACGGCTGCTGA
- a CDS encoding serine/threonine-protein kinase: MDNDKTAPSPPGLDLERLSRGTLIAGRFEVEHLAGRGGMGVVYRARDGLTGRPVALKLLQALGSPESAFRFNREALLMQGLHHPGLVAHVAHGATERGQPFLAMEWLEGEELARRLAREPLSLPETLALVRRAAEALAHAHQQGIVHRDIKPSNLFLRAGRPEDVVVLDFGLARYAVPTIMGVTGSSTVVGTPGYMAPEQASSQPEIPPAADVFSLGCVLYECLTGQPPFAAPHFAAALAKILFADPAPLHALSPGLPMGLQVLVDRMLAKDPRRRLPDASALLDALTALESVPALSRPEVEESPERASLTHAAQEVVSVLLVSFPRPTHEGELTHDVVARDSLRALLVPHGAQVELLADGSLVVTLALERGTATDQAALAARCALRFKERWPEAVVVLVTGLGVLQERLPVGAAMERAGRLLRRMSRADAPRVAVDEVTAGLLGAGFQLERVDSGTFVLRGEQSGADASRPLLGKPTPCVGRERELALLELTFNECVEEPTARAVLVTAPAGVGKSRLRHEFQRRLEGRNPSPLVLVGRGDPMSSRGTSYGLLGMALRGLCGIVDAQTPEEQRARLSQRIARHLPRARELGTVEFLGELCALPFDEEAHPHLRSARGDPRLMSIQMGRAFQAFLEAECAHQPVVLVLEDLHWSDVLTVRYVDEALRELAERPFLVLALARPEVRELFPQLWARRLQEVPLHGLSRKAGARLVREVLGAGVPDALVRRLVELSDGNALFLEELIRMADEGRGTEAPETVLAVLQSRLTRMAPGARQVLMAGSIYGRAFWPGGVAALLGPTVERETLALHLRELVAQELIEPRSDSHLPSEDEYRFRHALVRDAAYGLVPEGYLPEGHRLAGTWLEQMGEADALVLATHHHLGQQPERARFFYTQAAERLFDLYDMPGTMRCVEAALSCGAEGGEFVQLRALQSMVAFWSDDLSRSLALGAEGVDALEAGGRLWCWLVGGQIFGATYLGLNPVRAARLNEQLWRTRPDPKAGGAYTWAIACRGLSLVFAGARGELEDWLGRMRREAGDGIARGWTHYMDGFFHHLFEAAPWRALLLAEQGTREFRELGLERDALIQQTLSGLTLGALGDVSGAVARMSEVLGAGRALEAHLAVGGAQQYMTLVLVRSSEPEHLREAEALAREWVGIEDAYAFRRGMAHAVLAQVRALEGHLSEAEVHAREACALLTTYRADILYARGILSSILLARGNALEAREVAALGVWELEESRGEGVYSVSIRLALAEACFGLGEDARAEAALRAALRCVWARARDIPDPGFRERFLLQISENARTLALARERWGEDGLQGERAAWEVDVAGTRRT; this comes from the coding sequence ATGGACAACGACAAAACGGCTCCCTCCCCACCCGGGTTGGACCTCGAGAGGCTCTCCCGGGGCACGCTCATCGCCGGACGCTTCGAGGTCGAGCACCTGGCGGGGCGCGGTGGCATGGGCGTCGTCTACCGGGCCCGGGATGGGCTCACCGGCCGGCCGGTGGCCCTCAAGCTGTTGCAGGCGCTCGGCTCTCCGGAGTCCGCCTTCCGCTTCAACCGCGAGGCCCTGCTGATGCAGGGGCTGCATCACCCGGGGCTCGTCGCCCACGTGGCCCATGGCGCCACCGAGCGCGGCCAGCCCTTCCTGGCCATGGAGTGGCTCGAGGGCGAGGAACTCGCGCGGCGCCTGGCGCGTGAGCCGCTGAGCCTGCCGGAGACGCTCGCCCTGGTGCGCCGGGCCGCCGAGGCCCTGGCCCATGCCCACCAACAGGGCATCGTCCACCGCGACATCAAGCCCTCCAACCTCTTCCTGCGCGCGGGCCGCCCCGAGGACGTGGTGGTGCTGGACTTCGGCCTGGCGCGCTACGCGGTGCCCACCATCATGGGCGTGACGGGCTCGAGCACCGTCGTGGGCACTCCGGGGTACATGGCGCCGGAGCAGGCCTCCAGCCAGCCGGAGATTCCTCCCGCCGCGGATGTCTTCTCGCTGGGGTGCGTGTTGTACGAGTGCCTCACGGGCCAGCCTCCCTTCGCCGCGCCCCACTTCGCCGCCGCCCTGGCGAAGATCCTCTTCGCCGACCCCGCCCCCTTGCACGCGCTGAGTCCCGGACTGCCCATGGGCTTGCAGGTGCTGGTGGACCGCATGCTGGCCAAGGATCCCCGGCGGCGGCTGCCGGACGCGTCCGCCCTGCTCGACGCCCTGACGGCGTTGGAGTCCGTCCCCGCGTTGTCGCGGCCCGAGGTGGAGGAGAGCCCCGAGCGCGCCAGTCTGACCCACGCCGCCCAGGAAGTCGTGAGCGTGCTGCTGGTGTCCTTTCCCCGCCCCACGCACGAAGGGGAGCTCACCCATGACGTGGTGGCGCGCGACTCGCTGCGCGCCCTGCTCGTGCCGCATGGCGCACAGGTGGAGTTGCTGGCGGATGGCTCGCTGGTGGTCACGCTGGCGCTGGAGCGGGGCACGGCCACGGACCAGGCGGCGCTGGCGGCGCGGTGCGCGCTGCGGTTCAAGGAGCGCTGGCCCGAGGCGGTGGTGGTGCTGGTCACGGGGCTGGGGGTGCTCCAGGAGCGGCTGCCGGTGGGCGCCGCGATGGAGCGGGCGGGCCGGTTGCTGCGGCGGATGAGCCGGGCGGACGCGCCCCGGGTGGCGGTGGACGAGGTGACGGCGGGGCTGCTGGGCGCGGGCTTCCAGTTGGAGCGCGTGGACTCCGGCACCTTCGTGCTGCGAGGAGAGCAGTCGGGCGCCGACGCATCACGGCCCCTGCTGGGCAAGCCCACGCCGTGCGTGGGCCGGGAGCGGGAGCTGGCCCTGCTGGAGCTCACCTTCAACGAGTGCGTGGAAGAGCCCACCGCTCGGGCGGTGCTGGTGACGGCGCCCGCGGGAGTGGGCAAGTCCCGGCTGCGCCACGAATTCCAGCGCCGCCTCGAGGGGCGGAATCCTTCGCCCCTGGTGCTGGTGGGGCGGGGCGACCCGATGAGCAGCCGGGGCACGTCGTATGGCCTGCTGGGCATGGCGCTGCGGGGCCTGTGCGGCATCGTGGACGCGCAGACCCCGGAGGAGCAGCGCGCGCGCTTGTCCCAGCGCATCGCCCGGCACCTGCCACGCGCGCGCGAGCTGGGGACGGTGGAGTTCCTGGGGGAGCTGTGCGCTCTTCCCTTCGATGAGGAGGCTCATCCCCACCTGCGCTCGGCGCGCGGTGATCCACGGTTGATGAGCATCCAGATGGGCCGCGCGTTCCAGGCCTTCCTGGAGGCGGAGTGCGCCCACCAGCCGGTGGTGCTGGTGTTGGAGGACCTGCACTGGAGCGACGTGTTGACGGTGCGCTACGTGGACGAGGCGCTGCGGGAGCTGGCCGAGCGGCCCTTCCTGGTGCTGGCGCTGGCGCGTCCCGAGGTCCGGGAGCTGTTTCCCCAGCTATGGGCCCGGCGGCTGCAGGAGGTGCCGTTGCACGGCTTGAGCCGCAAGGCGGGCGCGCGGCTGGTGCGCGAGGTGCTCGGCGCGGGGGTGCCCGATGCCCTGGTGCGGCGCCTGGTGGAGCTGTCCGATGGCAACGCGCTCTTCCTGGAGGAGCTCATCCGCATGGCGGACGAGGGGCGCGGGACGGAAGCGCCGGAGACGGTGCTCGCGGTGCTCCAGTCGCGTCTGACGCGCATGGCGCCCGGGGCGCGTCAGGTGCTGATGGCGGGCAGCATCTACGGCCGAGCCTTCTGGCCGGGCGGAGTGGCCGCGCTGCTGGGCCCCACGGTGGAGCGGGAGACGCTGGCGCTCCACCTGCGCGAGCTCGTGGCGCAGGAGCTCATCGAGCCGCGCTCCGACAGCCACCTGCCCTCCGAGGACGAGTACCGCTTCCGCCACGCGCTCGTGCGGGACGCGGCCTATGGGTTGGTGCCCGAGGGCTATCTTCCCGAGGGCCACCGGCTGGCGGGCACCTGGTTGGAACAGATGGGCGAGGCGGATGCGCTGGTGCTCGCCACGCACCACCACCTGGGCCAGCAACCCGAGCGGGCCCGCTTCTTCTATACCCAGGCCGCCGAGCGGCTCTTCGATCTGTACGACATGCCGGGGACGATGCGCTGCGTGGAGGCGGCGTTGTCGTGTGGCGCCGAGGGGGGCGAGTTCGTCCAACTGCGTGCGCTGCAGTCCATGGTGGCCTTCTGGTCGGATGATCTCTCCAGGTCCCTGGCGCTCGGCGCGGAGGGGGTGGACGCGCTGGAGGCCGGAGGCCGGCTGTGGTGCTGGCTGGTGGGCGGTCAAATCTTCGGTGCCACCTATCTGGGCCTGAATCCGGTGCGGGCGGCGCGCTTGAACGAGCAGCTCTGGCGCACCCGTCCGGACCCCAAGGCGGGCGGCGCCTATACCTGGGCCATCGCTTGCCGGGGGTTGTCGCTCGTCTTCGCCGGCGCGCGTGGGGAGTTGGAGGACTGGCTCGGCCGGATGCGGCGGGAAGCAGGGGATGGGATCGCGCGAGGGTGGACGCATTACATGGATGGCTTCTTCCACCACCTCTTCGAGGCCGCGCCCTGGCGTGCCCTGCTCCTGGCCGAACAGGGCACGCGGGAATTTCGTGAGCTGGGCCTGGAGCGGGACGCGCTCATCCAGCAGACCTTGTCGGGGCTGACGCTGGGCGCGTTGGGCGATGTGAGCGGCGCCGTGGCGCGGATGAGTGAGGTGCTGGGGGCTGGCCGTGCGCTGGAGGCCCATCTCGCGGTGGGCGGGGCCCAGCAGTACATGACGCTGGTGTTGGTGCGTAGCTCGGAGCCCGAGCACCTGCGTGAGGCCGAGGCCCTGGCTCGCGAGTGGGTGGGCATCGAGGATGCCTACGCCTTCCGGCGGGGGATGGCGCACGCCGTGCTGGCCCAGGTGAGGGCGCTTGAGGGCCATCTGTCCGAGGCCGAGGTGCACGCCCGGGAGGCCTGTGCGCTGCTGACGACGTACCGGGCCGACATCCTCTACGCGCGCGGCATCCTCAGTTCCATCCTGCTCGCCCGGGGCAACGCCCTGGAGGCGCGGGAGGTGGCGGCGCTCGGTGTTTGGGAGTTGGAGGAGTCCCGCGGTGAGGGCGTGTACTCGGTCTCCATCCGTCTGGCATTGGCGGAGGCGTGTTTCGGGTTGGGCGAGGACGCGCGGGCGGAGGCCGCCCTGCGCGCGGCCCTGCGCTGCGTCTGGGCTCGCGCCCGGGACATTCCCGACCCGGGCTTCCGTGAACGCTTCCTGCTCCAGATCTCCGAGAATGCCCGCACGCTGGCGCTGGCCCGCGAGCGCTGGGGCGAGGACGGACTCCAGGGGGAGCGGGCCGCCTGGGAGGTCGACGTGGCGGGAACCCGACGGACCTGA
- the nagZ gene encoding beta-N-acetylhexosaminidase, with amino-acid sequence MSNALYRDCARLFMVGFPGPRVDDDFARLMDDGLFGAILFKRNVGTAQETAALCREIKSRAGRPFILSVDQEGGRVARLRGEPFTTLPSMRELGQRQDTALMERVGRLLAHELRAVGFDWDFAPVLDVDTNPTNPVIGDRSFSRDPDEVARMGVALARGLEAGGVASCGKHFPGHGDTTTDSHLTLPRLPHDLERLRRVELVPFRAFAQAGLASLMTAHVLFDALDPKVPATMSPRALNGLLREELGFDGVLVSDDLEMKAIADHYSVEEAAVQGTLAGVDLFLVCHQADVQRRAIAALVRAVESGRVPRERIAEAHRRLARLESRFAHGPEDRLATLGDEQHRALAHGLASSFSGKDPTEVMLASRRS; translated from the coding sequence ATGAGCAACGCTCTCTACCGGGACTGCGCCCGGCTCTTCATGGTGGGCTTTCCCGGCCCCCGCGTCGACGACGACTTCGCCAGGCTGATGGATGATGGCCTCTTCGGCGCCATCCTCTTCAAGCGCAACGTGGGCACGGCCCAGGAGACGGCCGCCCTGTGCCGGGAGATCAAGTCTCGGGCGGGCCGCCCCTTCATCCTCTCCGTGGACCAGGAGGGAGGCCGGGTGGCTCGGCTCCGGGGTGAGCCCTTCACCACCCTGCCCTCCATGCGCGAGCTGGGCCAGCGCCAGGACACCGCCCTGATGGAGCGCGTGGGACGGCTGCTCGCGCACGAGCTGCGCGCGGTGGGCTTCGACTGGGACTTCGCGCCCGTGCTCGACGTGGACACCAACCCCACCAACCCCGTCATCGGCGACCGCAGCTTCAGCCGGGATCCGGACGAGGTGGCGCGCATGGGCGTGGCCCTGGCCCGGGGACTCGAGGCCGGCGGCGTGGCCTCGTGCGGCAAGCACTTCCCGGGACACGGCGACACCACCACCGACAGCCACCTCACCCTGCCCCGGCTGCCACATGACCTGGAGCGCCTGCGCCGCGTGGAGCTGGTGCCCTTCCGCGCCTTCGCCCAGGCGGGGCTCGCCTCGCTGATGACGGCCCACGTGCTCTTCGACGCGCTCGATCCGAAGGTGCCCGCCACCATGAGCCCCCGCGCGCTCAACGGCCTGCTGCGCGAGGAGCTGGGCTTCGATGGGGTGCTGGTGAGCGATGACCTGGAGATGAAGGCCATCGCGGACCACTACTCGGTGGAGGAAGCCGCGGTGCAGGGCACGCTGGCCGGAGTGGATCTGTTCCTCGTGTGCCACCAGGCGGACGTGCAGCGCCGCGCCATCGCGGCCCTGGTGCGCGCGGTGGAGTCCGGCCGCGTTCCTCGCGAGCGCATCGCCGAGGCCCACCGCCGCCTGGCCCGGCTCGAGTCGCGCTTCGCCCATGGCCCCGAGGATCGGCTCGCCACGCTCGGCGACGAGCAGCACCGCGCGCTCGCCCACGGGCTCGCCAGCTCCTTCAGCGGGAAGGATCCCACCGAGGTGATGCTGGCGTCCCGCCGCTCCTGA
- a CDS encoding serine/threonine-protein kinase: protein MSPRSLDPVRYEEELHCALVEGIVTRDQVESLREEALRLERSPLELLLERGLLSPETLSSMRERTEEPPDTGERDSPVEAPPTQRPGSSAPGSPSSTEPVFPLPNWERYQAVRFLGQGGMGQVFLAYDPRLRRNVALKFVRDGAPDLAQRFLSEARAQARVHHERVCEMYEVGEIQGRAFIAMQYVNGHHLGQLARELTLEQKLLVMRDVAEGIHAAHRAGLIHRDIKPSNILVERAENGGLKPYVMDFGLARDWNEEHTATGDVLGTPHYMAPEQARGEVGKLDRRVDVYSLGATLYQVLTGVPPFTAGNALELLNRIQTEEPRPLRQLDADIPLDVEAIVLKCLEKERSARYDSARALAEDLERFLSGEPVHARRAGPGYRLGKKLRKHRLVVGLGSLALTGVLLALGQAALTRREVALRARLAQRFTERVERIEAQARYSALSPLHDTRPDRRALREGMRALEEDIRQAGAAAEAPGHYAVGRTLLALGDPEGALARLESAWKGGYHESRVAYALALALGQLYQEQLQEVEWMKDTAQREARRRELEQRYRDPALAYLKQSEGAEVPSPHYVAALLAFYEGRHEQALKELEAMGTSHPWFHEAPLLRGNILEAQAFQRRNQGDRAGALADLEAAHGAYTTAAAIGESDPAVHRSLASLHLGSLLLELYGPGEIQPHYERGMEALSHALTADPEDSKSQVQRALFLFRMAEFRMQNGGEVMPLLKEGLAAARTALSLAPGDIRAQTALGHMLRLWARYRQEQGEDPREQLRQAVEAFERVAPSGRDYSFQVKLGQIFKVWADYEEQKGDESLGHRDRAIQAFLAATTLDAQRQDGWVNLGMAYFKRATHARAVDANDDLERASEALERARSIDADAPIPYYYGAQVHEWRARRMYNRGGDTAPDQELERAIALYRQGLAVNARLVQLHNALGGALLLRAERAWEKGGNAFPLLDEAQAAFEQARALAPQQGFAYNNLGEVYAKRALYLRRRGEDPGPSVKAALENYAHAIEFLPKQAQFRANLAKVHHTQAVWALEHGKDPGPSLDRASEALAQALELTPRMGYALRYLGEVQTVRARWLARREQARGTDFEQAARFLQQAIEVNPEWQEDSLLAVGLLSQEWAEWLARTGGDPIPVLREGLRRLEQVLAANPHHAQARAARAHLMLTLAKRLDSPQEREARGSEARKELDLALALNPNLSPEWAPPRGVR, encoded by the coding sequence GTGAGCCCACGAAGCCTGGATCCGGTCCGGTACGAGGAAGAACTCCACTGCGCGCTGGTCGAGGGCATCGTCACCCGCGACCAGGTGGAGTCCCTGCGCGAGGAGGCGCTGCGCCTGGAGCGCAGCCCCCTGGAGTTGTTGCTCGAGCGCGGCCTGCTCTCCCCGGAGACCCTCTCCTCGATGCGCGAGCGGACGGAGGAGCCACCCGACACGGGCGAGCGGGACTCCCCCGTCGAGGCGCCCCCCACCCAGCGGCCGGGTTCCTCCGCGCCCGGTTCGCCCTCGTCCACCGAGCCCGTGTTCCCGCTGCCCAACTGGGAGCGCTACCAGGCCGTGCGCTTCCTCGGCCAGGGCGGCATGGGCCAGGTCTTCCTCGCCTACGATCCCCGGCTGCGCCGCAACGTGGCCCTCAAGTTCGTGCGCGATGGCGCGCCCGACCTCGCCCAGCGCTTCCTGTCCGAGGCGCGTGCCCAGGCGCGCGTCCACCACGAGCGCGTGTGCGAGATGTACGAGGTGGGGGAGATCCAAGGCCGGGCGTTCATCGCCATGCAGTACGTGAACGGGCACCACCTGGGCCAGCTCGCCCGCGAGCTCACCCTGGAGCAGAAGCTGCTCGTGATGCGCGACGTGGCCGAGGGCATCCACGCCGCCCACCGCGCCGGCCTCATCCACCGCGACATCAAGCCCTCCAACATCCTCGTCGAGCGCGCCGAGAACGGCGGCCTCAAGCCCTATGTCATGGACTTCGGCCTCGCGCGCGACTGGAACGAGGAGCACACGGCCACGGGCGACGTGCTCGGCACGCCGCACTACATGGCGCCCGAGCAGGCCCGGGGCGAGGTGGGGAAGCTGGACCGGCGGGTGGACGTCTACAGCCTGGGCGCCACGCTCTATCAGGTGCTCACGGGCGTGCCCCCCTTCACCGCGGGCAATGCCCTGGAGCTGCTCAACCGCATCCAGACCGAGGAACCCCGCCCGCTCCGGCAGCTCGATGCCGACATCCCCCTGGACGTGGAGGCCATCGTCCTCAAGTGCCTGGAGAAGGAGCGCTCGGCGCGCTACGACTCGGCGCGGGCGCTCGCCGAGGACCTGGAGCGCTTCCTCTCCGGAGAGCCCGTGCACGCGCGGCGCGCGGGGCCGGGCTACCGGCTGGGCAAGAAGCTGCGCAAGCACCGGCTCGTGGTGGGCCTGGGCTCCCTGGCGCTCACGGGCGTGCTGCTGGCCCTGGGCCAGGCGGCGCTCACCCGCCGCGAGGTGGCGCTGCGCGCACGCCTCGCCCAGCGCTTCACCGAGCGCGTGGAGCGCATCGAGGCCCAGGCGCGCTACTCGGCGCTCTCGCCCCTTCACGACACACGCCCCGACCGGCGCGCCCTGCGCGAGGGGATGCGCGCGCTGGAGGAGGACATCCGCCAGGCAGGCGCGGCGGCCGAGGCCCCGGGCCACTACGCCGTGGGACGCACCCTGCTCGCGCTAGGGGATCCCGAGGGCGCCCTCGCGCGGCTCGAGTCCGCCTGGAAGGGCGGCTACCACGAGTCGCGGGTGGCCTACGCGCTCGCGCTCGCGCTGGGCCAGCTCTACCAGGAGCAGTTGCAGGAAGTGGAGTGGATGAAGGACACCGCCCAGCGCGAGGCCCGCCGGCGGGAACTCGAGCAGCGCTACCGAGACCCCGCCCTCGCCTACCTCAAGCAGAGCGAAGGGGCCGAAGTGCCCTCCCCTCATTACGTAGCGGCGCTCCTGGCCTTCTACGAGGGACGACACGAGCAGGCGCTGAAGGAACTGGAGGCCATGGGCACCTCACACCCGTGGTTTCATGAGGCGCCACTGCTGCGCGGCAACATCTTGGAGGCCCAGGCCTTCCAGAGACGCAACCAGGGGGACCGCGCCGGAGCACTGGCCGACCTCGAGGCCGCCCATGGGGCATACACCACCGCCGCCGCCATCGGCGAGAGCGATCCCGCCGTGCACCGGTCCCTGGCGTCGCTGCACCTGGGCTCGCTGCTCCTGGAACTCTACGGCCCGGGAGAGATCCAGCCACACTACGAGCGGGGCATGGAGGCGCTCTCCCACGCGCTCACCGCCGACCCGGAGGACAGCAAGTCGCAGGTACAACGTGCGCTCTTCCTGTTCCGGATGGCCGAGTTCCGCATGCAGAACGGCGGCGAGGTGATGCCCCTGTTGAAAGAAGGGCTCGCCGCCGCGCGCACGGCCCTCTCGCTCGCGCCCGGGGACATCCGGGCCCAGACAGCACTCGGCCACATGCTGCGCCTGTGGGCCCGCTACCGACAGGAACAAGGGGAGGACCCCCGCGAGCAACTGCGCCAGGCCGTGGAGGCATTCGAGCGGGTGGCGCCCTCGGGGCGTGACTACTCGTTCCAGGTCAAACTCGGACAGATCTTCAAGGTCTGGGCCGACTACGAGGAGCAGAAAGGAGACGAGTCCCTGGGCCACCGGGACCGAGCGATCCAAGCATTCCTCGCGGCCACCACGCTCGACGCCCAACGCCAGGATGGTTGGGTCAATCTGGGGATGGCGTACTTCAAGCGGGCCACCCATGCCCGGGCCGTGGACGCGAATGACGACCTGGAGCGGGCGAGCGAGGCGCTCGAGCGCGCGCGAAGCATCGATGCCGACGCCCCCATCCCCTACTATTACGGGGCCCAGGTGCACGAATGGCGGGCCCGGCGGATGTACAACCGCGGCGGCGACACCGCGCCAGACCAGGAACTGGAACGAGCCATCGCGCTCTACCGCCAGGGCCTGGCCGTCAACGCCAGGCTCGTCCAGTTGCACAACGCTCTGGGCGGTGCGCTGCTTTTACGAGCGGAGCGGGCCTGGGAGAAGGGGGGCAACGCCTTTCCCCTGCTCGACGAAGCCCAGGCGGCCTTCGAGCAGGCGCGGGCCCTGGCCCCCCAGCAGGGCTTCGCCTACAACAACCTGGGCGAGGTGTACGCGAAACGGGCGCTCTATCTGCGCCGACGAGGTGAGGACCCGGGCCCCAGCGTCAAGGCTGCCCTGGAGAACTACGCCCACGCCATCGAGTTCCTTCCCAAGCAGGCCCAGTTCCGGGCCAACCTGGCCAAGGTCCACCACACCCAGGCAGTCTGGGCGCTGGAGCATGGGAAGGATCCGGGCCCATCCCTCGACCGGGCGTCGGAGGCACTGGCTCAAGCGCTCGAACTCACTCCCCGGATGGGCTATGCGTTGCGCTACCTGGGCGAGGTCCAGACGGTGCGTGCCCGTTGGCTCGCACGGAGGGAACAGGCGCGAGGCACGGACTTCGAGCAGGCCGCGCGATTCCTCCAACAAGCCATCGAAGTGAATCCCGAGTGGCAGGAGGACTCCCTGCTGGCCGTGGGACTGTTGAGCCAGGAGTGGGCGGAGTGGCTGGCGCGCACGGGAGGAGATCCCATCCCAGTGCTGCGCGAGGGACTGCGGCGGTTGGAGCAGGTGCTGGCCGCCAATCCCCACCACGCCCAGGCCCGTGCGGCACGGGCCCATCTGATGCTGACGCTCGCCAAGAGGCTCGATTCCCCCCAGGAGCGCGAGGCGCGGGGGAGCGAGGCCCGGAAGGAGTTGGACCTGGCACTCGCCCTCAACCCCAATCTCTCCCCGGAATGGGCTCCCCCGCGCGGTGTGCGCTGA